In one bacterium genomic region, the following are encoded:
- the thiL gene encoding thiamine-phosphate kinase codes for MKINQIGEFELIERLARSLDKPGANVIVGIGDDAAVIDIGTSEYLLFTTDMLVENIHFSRKYATGYQIGWRAIAANISDIAAMGGLPGVAAVSLGVAGDVEVEWVEEVYKGMRELAAKYKVDIIGGDTVSSPQIIINIALTGQVSISNLSLRSHAQLGDLILATGDFGGSAAGLELLQNIPSEIRNPKSELNYVIARHLTPEPRIEASQIIASHPLCHALTDSSDGLASDLRNIGLASGVGAKVYADKIPIHGTTKKVAELANKNPIEFALQGGEDYELVFTMPPDAALDVKTEVEQKLNLPISILGEIVPKEQGITLIHPDGSSELLTRFGYNHFIK; via the coding sequence ATGAAAATAAATCAGATTGGTGAATTTGAGCTTATCGAGCGGCTCGCTCGTTCCTTGGATAAACCAGGAGCGAATGTTATTGTTGGTATCGGAGACGATGCGGCTGTGATTGATATCGGAACCTCCGAATATCTTCTATTCACGACTGATATGCTGGTTGAAAACATCCATTTTTCTCGGAAGTATGCGACCGGGTATCAAATCGGCTGGCGCGCAATAGCAGCGAATATCAGCGATATTGCGGCTATGGGCGGACTTCCTGGAGTAGCGGCGGTATCGCTTGGTGTCGCTGGTGATGTAGAAGTAGAATGGGTTGAAGAAGTATATAAAGGAATGCGGGAGTTAGCGGCGAAATATAAAGTTGATATCATCGGCGGGGATACCGTTTCCTCGCCGCAGATTATTATTAATATTGCATTAACCGGGCAAGTTAGTATATCAAATCTATCGTTGCGGTCACACGCGCAACTCGGCGATTTAATCCTAGCGACCGGTGATTTCGGCGGTTCCGCTGCCGGACTTGAGCTGTTACAGAACATTCCATCCGAAATCCGAAACCCGAAATCCGAATTGAATTATGTTATTGCGAGACATCTGACCCCCGAACCACGAATTGAAGCTAGTCAGATTATTGCCAGTCATCCGTTATGTCATGCGTTAACCGATTCTAGCGATGGACTGGCTAGCGATTTACGAAACATTGGACTTGCAAGCGGAGTTGGCGCGAAAGTCTATGCGGACAAAATCCCAATTCACGGAACAACGAAAAAGGTTGCAGAACTAGCGAACAAGAATCCGATTGAATTTGCTCTCCAAGGCGGAGAAGATTACGAACTGGTTTTCACCATGCCGCCAGATGCGGCTCTCGATGTTAAAACTGAAGTTGAACAGAAACTCAATCTGCCGATTTCAATCCTTGGCGAAATCGTTCCGAAAGAACAGGGGATAACCCTAATTCATCCTGACGGTTCGTCAGAACTACTTACACGATTTGGATATAATCATTTCATAAAATAA
- a CDS encoding 4Fe-4S dicluster domain-containing protein: protein MANPNQKITIEQEMQLGFLDEIYSIPAGEKIKDCIQCGTCTGSCPVSFVMDHAPRKLWAMIRAGMRDEVLSSNTIWLCASCYSCAVRCPQEIKITDVMYALKQLAMKDKKFAKDVTAPIFAKYFVQIINRYGRNHEPELLVRYYLKANPLAMLKNSWLSLQLIRRGRFPFFPERIKGIKSLRKMMKKAQSLDELR from the coding sequence ATGGCAAACCCGAATCAAAAAATTACTATCGAACAAGAAATGCAGCTCGGTTTCCTCGACGAAATCTACTCCATACCGGCTGGCGAAAAAATAAAAGATTGTATTCAATGTGGAACTTGTACGGGGTCATGTCCTGTGAGTTTCGTTATGGATCATGCGCCACGAAAATTATGGGCGATGATTCGAGCTGGTATGCGGGACGAAGTATTATCCAGTAACACTATTTGGCTCTGTGCATCATGTTATTCCTGTGCCGTTCGCTGCCCGCAAGAAATCAAAATTACCGATGTAATGTATGCGTTGAAACAACTGGCGATGAAAGATAAAAAATTCGCTAAAGATGTAACCGCACCGATATTTGCAAAATATTTCGTCCAAATTATCAATCGCTACGGGAGAAACCATGAACCGGAATTGCTGGTTCGATACTATTTAAAAGCCAATCCGCTGGCGATGCTCAAAAACTCGTGGTTAAGTTTACAACTTATCCGGCGTGGTCGGTTCCCGTTTTTTCCCGAACGGATTAAAGGGATTAAATCCCTGCGGAAAATGATGAAAAAAGCGCAATCGCTCGATGAACTTAGATAG
- a CDS encoding CoB--CoM heterodisulfide reductase iron-sulfur subunit B family protein, producing MDFGFALTMRYAYYPGCSLSATAKAYDISSKVVSKELGIEFEELEDWNCCGATAYLSVTELLSFTFSARNLALAEKMGLDIVAPCSSCFTILNKTNLYLAEYPDLKRKVDIALAEGGLKYSGNVKVRHLLDVYVNDIGYQKIKSKMKRDLKGLNVACYYGCQIVRPKNNFDDPEMPTSLDELVTTLGATPVHYPVKTKCCGSSLMGTKEELALQLVNNLLMCAVDNQADCIVTTCPLCQINLDAFQGKVNRKFKTNYAIPTLFFPQLVGLTLPIPVDDLAIHKGIVSAVNVLEKLKI from the coding sequence TTGGATTTTGGATTTGCATTAACTATGCGATATGCTTATTATCCCGGCTGTTCATTAAGCGCTACAGCAAAAGCGTATGATATTTCATCCAAAGTGGTGAGTAAAGAGCTGGGAATTGAATTCGAAGAACTCGAAGATTGGAACTGTTGCGGTGCCACAGCGTATCTTTCAGTAACTGAACTCCTATCGTTTACCTTTTCCGCTCGGAACCTAGCGTTAGCCGAAAAGATGGGGTTGGATATTGTCGCGCCATGTAGTTCTTGTTTTACCATATTAAATAAAACCAACCTGTATCTTGCTGAATACCCAGATTTGAAACGGAAAGTTGACATTGCGCTCGCAGAAGGCGGGTTGAAGTATTCCGGTAATGTTAAAGTCCGCCATCTTTTAGACGTTTATGTCAACGATATCGGCTATCAAAAAATCAAATCGAAAATGAAACGAGACCTAAAAGGATTGAATGTCGCCTGCTATTACGGTTGCCAAATCGTCAGACCCAAAAATAATTTTGATGACCCGGAAATGCCGACTTCGTTAGATGAATTAGTTACGACGTTAGGCGCGACTCCGGTACATTATCCAGTGAAAACAAAATGTTGCGGTAGTTCTCTCATGGGAACAAAAGAAGAGTTAGCCTTGCAGTTAGTTAATAATTTATTAATGTGTGCCGTAGATAATCAAGCGGATTGTATTGTAACCACTTGTCCGTTATGCCAGATAAATCTTGATGCATTTCAAGGTAAAGTTAATCGGAAGTTTAAAACTAACTATGCGATACCGACTTTGTTCTTTCCGCAGTTGGTTGGATTAACGTTACCAATTCCTGTTGACGATTTAGCGATTCATAAAGGGATAGTATCGGCAGTTAACGTATTAGAAAAGCTTAAAATATAA
- a CDS encoding NAD(P)H-dependent oxidoreductase subunit E produces MDIAMSQFIEQTCQKYANSKEALVMILQDVQKRYKGLSEPALREIAQRLQVPLSQVYGVASFYKEFQIQELG; encoded by the coding sequence ATGGATATTGCAATGAGTCAATTTATCGAACAAACCTGCCAGAAATATGCCAATAGCAAAGAAGCGTTGGTGATGATTCTGCAGGATGTGCAGAAGCGCTATAAAGGATTATCCGAACCGGCGTTACGCGAAATTGCGCAGCGACTTCAAGTTCCGCTATCGCAGGTATATGGTGTTGCGAGTTTCTATAAAGAGTTCCAGATTCAGGAATTAGGGTAA
- a CDS encoding NADH-quinone oxidoreductase subunit F, translating to MLKIKTIDDLHQIHHQADKQLYPDKIKITVGVSSCGISAGADLVFRKIQEKVDQLHFDAIVASTGCIGYCQQEPIVAVRKPNQPVVFYGKVDVKKAEEIVTGLKTGKMVTDSILGKLEQNETLLNPHQHQYSVLPGNSEYAHIPSLFELPFYSKQKRVITRNCGFINPDSIEEYIAQGGYYSLYQVLSQKIASDAIVSELKTARLRGRSGEGFPTALKWEAAKKVEAPVKYIICNGSECDPIAVKDRLLFESDPHAVIEGMLIGAYTIGAKEGYIYLRSSYTRAIEKIQNAIQQAERYGLLGDDICGTGFSFKLKVIRGAGSYMTAAATALLAAIEGFVPEPRAKYVHVLEQGLYNKPTVINSPETLANIPVIIGRGGTWFAGIGTERSKGTKLFTLSGAIKNSGIIEIPMGITIKEIITDIGEGASPANTIKGIHFGGPSGGILSLNSGTEKSFAETAVDFEQLAAAGSTIGSGSIFVIPKNLCIVDYLKSHVDFLKEEICGKCTPCREGIRNISRILTAISNGKGNEQDLDLLQEIAAVMIDTSLCEIGVTATNPILSSLVYFNEEYRSHIRDKTCRIKPGSAAKPPNLNAKMVW from the coding sequence ATGCTGAAGATAAAAACGATAGACGATTTACATCAAATACATCATCAGGCGGATAAACAACTGTATCCGGATAAGATAAAGATTACCGTTGGTGTTTCTTCCTGTGGTATTTCAGCCGGTGCAGATTTGGTTTTCAGAAAGATTCAGGAGAAAGTTGACCAATTACATTTTGACGCTATCGTTGCATCGACCGGGTGTATTGGATACTGTCAGCAGGAACCGATTGTTGCGGTTCGAAAACCGAATCAACCGGTAGTATTCTATGGAAAAGTTGATGTGAAAAAGGCGGAAGAGATTGTCACCGGCCTAAAAACCGGGAAAATGGTTACTGATTCTATCCTAGGAAAACTCGAGCAGAACGAAACGTTACTCAATCCGCATCAGCATCAATATTCAGTGTTGCCGGGTAATTCCGAGTATGCGCATATTCCTTCCTTATTCGAGCTACCGTTCTATAGCAAGCAAAAAAGAGTTATAACTCGCAACTGCGGTTTTATCAATCCGGATAGTATTGAAGAATATATTGCGCAGGGTGGATACTATTCACTCTATCAAGTCTTATCGCAAAAGATAGCTTCTGACGCGATTGTATCCGAACTGAAAACTGCTAGACTTCGGGGACGGAGCGGGGAAGGATTTCCTACAGCATTGAAATGGGAAGCAGCGAAAAAAGTTGAAGCACCGGTGAAATATATTATTTGTAACGGGAGTGAATGCGATCCGATTGCTGTGAAAGACCGGCTCCTGTTCGAAAGTGACCCGCATGCGGTCATTGAAGGAATGCTCATTGGCGCATATACTATCGGAGCAAAAGAGGGATATATCTATCTTCGGAGTTCGTATACCCGAGCAATCGAAAAAATTCAGAATGCTATCCAACAAGCGGAACGATATGGACTATTAGGCGATGATATTTGCGGAACCGGATTTTCATTTAAACTCAAAGTTATTCGCGGCGCTGGCTCGTATATGACAGCTGCGGCAACTGCGTTACTCGCTGCTATTGAAGGGTTTGTTCCGGAACCGAGAGCGAAATATGTCCATGTCCTTGAACAAGGGCTTTATAATAAACCTACTGTCATTAATAGTCCGGAAACATTAGCGAATATCCCAGTGATTATTGGTCGAGGCGGTACGTGGTTTGCTGGGATCGGAACGGAGAGAAGTAAAGGAACCAAATTGTTTACCCTTTCCGGTGCGATTAAAAATTCCGGAATTATTGAAATCCCGATGGGAATAACCATCAAAGAAATTATAACTGATATCGGGGAAGGTGCATCTCCTGCAAATACCATTAAAGGAATCCATTTCGGTGGTCCTTCCGGCGGAATCTTATCACTCAACAGCGGAACGGAAAAATCCTTTGCAGAAACTGCGGTTGATTTCGAGCAATTAGCTGCTGCTGGAAGCACTATCGGTAGCGGAAGCATTTTTGTTATTCCCAAAAACCTTTGTATAGTCGATTATCTAAAATCGCATGTTGATTTTCTCAAAGAAGAAATTTGCGGTAAATGCACCCCGTGCAGAGAAGGTATCCGCAATATTTCCCGGATATTAACTGCAATTAGTAATGGGAAAGGAAACGAACAAGATTTAGATTTATTACAAGAAATCGCTGCAGTGATGATTGATACGTCATTATGCGAAATTGGGGTTACTGCAACGAATCCGATTTTAAGCAGTCTCGTTTATTTTAACGAAGAATATCGGAGTCATATCCGAGATAAAACATGTCGTATCAAACCCGGTTCGGCAGCGAAACCACCGAACCTAAACGCTAAAATGGTATGGTAA
- a CDS encoding 4Fe-4S binding protein: protein MSPLTTVNFTINGIQVKAEKGTPLIQSASKLGIPIPALCTYEHMEPYGACRLCVVELHRGNRSRLVTACNYPASEGIAIVTDSPRVQRARKMNLEFLLGQNANVPVIQDLAKQYGITESRFGKEPGGCILCGLCVRICDEVVGAHALTFAHTGCNREVAVPFNKESDACIACGACAFVCPTGYIKVEDYKNRKIVHSELTLGPKTPIYVPTLQSVPNVPVIDKESCIHFKTGKCKICAKICESRAIDHTMQDKTVEIEVGTAIIATGFKPFDPSVLTQYGYGKYDNVLTALEFERLNCAAGPTGGKVLMTNGEPPKSIAILHCIGSRDKQYNEYCSRVCCMYALKFAHLVKEKTNAEVYDLYLDLRCFGKGYEEFYHRLLEEDVRFIRGKGAEVSDFAIYPGEKGKLIVRVEDTLLGLVRRIPVDMVVLCTALEAAENAKEIARMFSISQGKDRFFIEKHPKLGPVATNTDGIFIAGVCQGPKDIPDTVAQGSAAAAAVLSLIMKGSAEIESAVSVIDPDLCSGCKICNELCPYAAILFNADKKISEINEALCKGCGTCAAACPSGAITARHFTTKQIMSEIEGVLL from the coding sequence ATGAGTCCACTCACTACGGTTAACTTTACGATTAATGGAATTCAGGTTAAAGCAGAAAAGGGTACTCCGCTTATCCAATCGGCTAGTAAACTGGGGATACCGATCCCGGCATTATGTACTTACGAACATATGGAACCCTATGGTGCATGTCGTCTTTGTGTCGTGGAACTCCATCGGGGTAATCGCAGTCGGTTGGTAACCGCCTGCAACTATCCAGCAAGTGAAGGTATCGCGATTGTAACCGATAGTCCACGTGTCCAGCGTGCTCGAAAAATGAATCTCGAATTTCTGCTCGGACAGAATGCTAATGTTCCGGTTATTCAGGATTTAGCGAAACAGTATGGGATAACCGAATCTCGGTTCGGAAAAGAACCAGGCGGATGTATTCTTTGCGGATTATGTGTTCGGATATGTGATGAAGTGGTTGGCGCCCATGCATTAACCTTCGCTCATACTGGATGCAATCGAGAAGTAGCCGTTCCGTTTAATAAAGAATCGGATGCGTGTATCGCTTGCGGTGCCTGTGCGTTTGTCTGTCCAACCGGCTACATAAAAGTTGAAGATTATAAAAACCGAAAAATCGTTCATTCAGAATTAACCCTGGGCCCGAAAACCCCCATTTATGTTCCAACCCTACAATCCGTTCCGAACGTTCCGGTGATTGATAAAGAAAGTTGTATCCATTTTAAAACTGGTAAATGTAAAATCTGCGCTAAAATCTGCGAATCTCGCGCAATTGACCATACCATGCAAGATAAAACGGTTGAAATTGAAGTTGGGACAGCGATTATTGCTACCGGATTCAAGCCATTCGATCCGAGTGTTTTGACTCAATATGGATATGGAAAATACGACAACGTCCTAACTGCGCTAGAGTTTGAACGACTGAACTGCGCTGCCGGACCAACCGGCGGAAAAGTGTTGATGACGAACGGTGAACCGCCGAAAAGTATCGCTATTTTGCATTGTATCGGGAGTCGGGATAAACAATATAACGAATATTGTTCTCGGGTCTGTTGTATGTATGCCTTGAAATTTGCGCATCTGGTGAAAGAAAAAACGAATGCGGAAGTATACGATTTATATTTAGATTTACGCTGTTTCGGAAAAGGATATGAAGAATTTTATCATCGCTTATTGGAGGAAGATGTGCGGTTTATTCGCGGAAAAGGTGCGGAAGTATCGGATTTTGCTATCTATCCCGGTGAAAAAGGAAAATTGATTGTGCGCGTTGAAGATACGTTATTAGGTCTTGTCCGTCGGATTCCGGTGGATATGGTAGTGCTCTGTACGGCGTTAGAAGCGGCAGAAAATGCGAAAGAAATTGCGCGCATGTTCTCGATAAGTCAAGGGAAAGACCGATTCTTTATCGAAAAACATCCGAAACTTGGGCCAGTAGCAACAAATACCGATGGAATTTTCATTGCTGGAGTCTGTCAGGGACCGAAAGATATTCCGGATACAGTTGCGCAAGGGTCAGCCGCAGCGGCGGCCGTATTATCGCTAATTATGAAAGGAAGCGCAGAAATCGAATCGGCGGTATCGGTAATAGACCCTGACTTATGTAGTGGGTGTAAAATCTGCAATGAACTATGTCCCTATGCAGCGATACTATTCAATGCGGATAAGAAAATTTCTGAAATTAATGAAGCATTATGTAAAGGTTGTGGGACATGTGCTGCCGCGTGCCCGAGTGGAGCAATCACGGCGCGCCATTTTACTACGAAACAAATTATGTCTGAAATTGAAGGGGTTCTTTTATAA
- a CDS encoding hydrogenase iron-sulfur subunit, with amino-acid sequence MAEFEPKIVGFLCNWCSYTGADLAGTSRKKYAPNVRVIRVMCSGRVEPTFVLKAFEEGADGVLILGCHPGDCHYAEGNYKTMRRYPLLKKMLTQLGLEEGRIRLDWVSASEGDRFAEVVNEMTEQVRKLGPLNWKQRVQSLEMKEEKPEHNNK; translated from the coding sequence ATGGCTGAGTTTGAACCGAAAATAGTAGGATTTTTATGTAACTGGTGTTCTTATACCGGTGCGGATTTAGCTGGCACTTCGCGGAAAAAATATGCGCCGAATGTTCGCGTTATTCGTGTGATGTGTAGTGGCAGAGTTGAGCCGACCTTTGTTTTAAAAGCGTTTGAAGAAGGAGCGGATGGCGTATTGATACTTGGTTGTCATCCGGGCGATTGTCATTATGCGGAAGGAAACTATAAAACCATGCGGCGATATCCGTTACTCAAAAAAATGTTGACCCAATTAGGATTAGAAGAAGGACGAATTCGGCTCGATTGGGTATCAGCATCGGAAGGCGACCGGTTTGCTGAAGTAGTCAATGAAATGACAGAACAGGTACGTAAACTCGGTCCGTTAAACTGGAAACAACGCGTGCAAAGTCTTGAAATGAAAGAAGAAAAACCTGAACATAACAACAAATAG